A part of Entelurus aequoreus isolate RoL-2023_Sb linkage group LG10, RoL_Eaeq_v1.1, whole genome shotgun sequence genomic DNA contains:
- the LOC133658132 gene encoding uncharacterized protein LOC133658132: protein MSMVPVLLEGQRYVLTYRFSQDHLELLFNSIRASGGWNNNPNASQFKYIFRKLMARCGVVKPSSKGNVTAQDDTESLPAVAMSSAAQSYHIDTSTNLSAVDMSSAEQREDLPSPFADIPALVHDHSYLPTRFDGLVDNALVYISGFVVRRTVKKLSCDVCRASLVTDAASASKDKSYHLLTLRNNGGLVIPSEGTVRVVRAAEWVIRQASADSRRSQPIKLLEVLYIVRKRIGSEDVFLLGEHIGDTQYGIDSHHHTLVTLVVSLFFKLRLHHIAKINTLSLQSGNMRQKLTKAVLFKGH, encoded by the exons ATGTCAATGGTTCCTGTGCTGCTTGAAGGACAGCGATATGTCCTGACCTACAGGTTCAGCCAGGACCACTTGGAGCTTCTCTTTAACTCCATCAGAGCATCCG GTGGCTGGAATAACAACCCTAATGCCAGCCAGTTCAAGTACATCTTCCGAAAGCTGATGGCCCGGTGTGGGGTTGTTAAACCAAGCAGCAAAGGCAATGTGACTGCACAGGATGACACAGAGTCCCTACCAGCTGTAGCAATGTCCTCTGCTGCCCAGTCCTACCACATCGACACATCTACAAACCTGTCAGCTGTAGATATGTCCTCTGCAGAACAAAGAGAAGATCTTCCATCCCCGTTTGCTGACATTCCTGCCCTTGTACATGACCACAGCTACCTTCCCACCCGCTTCGATGGTCTTGTGGACAACGCTCTCGTGTACATTTCAG GATTTGTTGTGCGACGGACGGTGAAGAAGCTGTCCTGTGATGTCTGCCGTGCCAGCCTGGTGACGGACGCTGCATCTGCCAGTAAGGACAAGAGCTACCACCTGCTGACTCTAAGAAACAATGGAGGCCTGGTGATTCCGTCTGAAGGCACGGTGAGGGTCGTCAGGGCAGCAGAGTGGGTCATTCGCCAGGCATCAGCAGATTCCAGACGATCACAGCCCATCAAACTGCTAGAGGTCCTCTACATTGTGCGGAAGAGGATAGGTTCAGAGGATGTGTTTTTGCTCGGGGAGCACATCGGCGACACACAGTATGGCATTGACAGTCACCACCATACGCTGGTAACATTAGTTGTGTCCCTGTTTTTCAAGCTAAGGCTGCACCACATTGCAAAAATCAATACTCTGAGCTTACAGAGTGGCAACATGAGACAGAAGCTCACCAAAGCAGTCCTTTTCAAAGGGCATTAG